A stretch of the Dechloromonas sp. TW-R-39-2 genome encodes the following:
- a CDS encoding Tex family protein, with translation MLPPIEQRIASELGVRPAQVNAAIALLDEGATVPFIARYRKEVTGELDDTQLRNLEERLTYLRDLEDRRSAIVASIDEQGKLTPELRAEVMNAETKQRLEDLYLPYKQKRRTKAQIAREAGIEPLALGLLADPMLTPEEEAGKYINLEAGFADSKAVLDGARQILMEKFAEDAELLGSLREYLSEHGLVRSTVVEGKETEGAKFRDWFDFAEPVTSMPSHRALALLRGRNEGMLQVSLVLDSELDEENLKPSPNPCEQRIAVRFGIKPQNRPADKWLGDCVRWTWKVKVYTHLELELMNELRERAEEEAIRVFGRNLKDLLLAAPAGQHVTMGVDPGIRTGCKLAIVDATGKMLDHATIYPHEPRCDWDGSMSTIARLAAKHQVTLVAIGNGTASRETDKLVQDVMKRYPEARLTKIVVSEAGASVYSASELAAKEFPDLDVSIRGAVSIARRLQDPLAELVKIDPKSIGVGQYQHDVSQGKLARSLDAVVEDCVNAVGVDVNTASVPLLTRISGLNASLATNIVQFRDTNGAFKSRDQLKKVPRLGDKTFEQAAGFLRVSNGDNPLDASSVHPEAYPLVEKIIVDLKKPISEIMGDSRLVKSLSPSKYTDERFGLPTVQDIFRELEKPGRDPRPEFKTATFTDGVEKVSDLRPGMILEGVVTNVAAFGAFIDIGVHQDGLVHVSALSNTFVKDPHEIVKAGQVVKVKVLEVDLQRQRIALTMRMGDEPTQGKRNDQAPANRGNNQGRPQRPGNPMNQQSRSSSQPPAGNAMAAAFAKLKG, from the coding sequence ATGCTCCCACCGATCGAACAACGCATTGCCTCCGAACTCGGGGTTCGCCCTGCCCAGGTTAACGCCGCCATCGCCCTGCTCGACGAAGGCGCCACCGTGCCTTTCATCGCCCGTTACCGCAAGGAAGTCACCGGCGAACTGGACGACACCCAACTGCGCAACCTCGAAGAACGCCTGACCTATCTGCGCGATCTCGAAGACCGGCGCAGCGCCATCGTGGCCAGCATCGACGAACAGGGCAAGCTAACGCCGGAACTGCGGGCCGAGGTGATGAATGCCGAAACCAAGCAACGCCTCGAAGACTTGTACCTGCCGTACAAGCAGAAACGCCGCACCAAGGCCCAGATCGCCCGCGAAGCCGGCATCGAGCCGCTCGCCCTCGGCCTGCTGGCCGACCCGATGCTGACGCCGGAAGAAGAAGCCGGCAAATACATCAATCTCGAAGCGGGCTTTGCCGACAGCAAGGCCGTGCTCGACGGCGCCCGCCAGATCCTGATGGAAAAATTCGCCGAAGATGCCGAACTGCTCGGCTCCCTGCGCGAATATCTCAGCGAACACGGTCTGGTGCGGTCGACCGTCGTCGAAGGTAAGGAAACGGAAGGCGCCAAGTTCCGCGACTGGTTCGATTTTGCCGAACCGGTCACCAGCATGCCCTCGCACCGGGCGCTGGCCCTGCTGCGCGGCCGCAACGAAGGCATGTTGCAGGTGTCGCTGGTGCTCGACTCGGAACTCGACGAAGAAAACCTCAAACCCAGCCCGAACCCTTGCGAACAACGCATTGCCGTGCGCTTCGGCATCAAGCCGCAAAACCGGCCGGCCGACAAATGGCTGGGCGACTGCGTGCGCTGGACCTGGAAGGTGAAGGTTTACACCCACCTCGAACTCGAATTGATGAACGAGTTGCGCGAACGGGCCGAAGAAGAAGCCATCCGCGTTTTCGGCCGCAACCTCAAAGACCTGCTGCTCGCCGCCCCGGCCGGCCAGCATGTCACGATGGGCGTTGACCCCGGCATCCGCACCGGCTGCAAGCTGGCCATCGTCGATGCCACCGGGAAAATGCTCGACCACGCCACCATTTACCCGCACGAACCGCGTTGCGACTGGGATGGATCGATGTCCACCATCGCCCGCCTCGCCGCGAAGCATCAGGTCACGCTGGTCGCCATCGGCAATGGCACGGCCAGCCGCGAAACCGACAAGCTGGTGCAGGACGTGATGAAACGTTATCCAGAAGCACGCCTGACCAAGATTGTCGTTTCGGAAGCCGGCGCCTCGGTGTATTCCGCCTCCGAACTGGCTGCCAAGGAATTCCCCGATCTCGACGTCTCGATCCGTGGCGCGGTGTCGATCGCCCGTCGCCTGCAGGACCCGCTGGCCGAACTGGTCAAGATCGATCCCAAGTCGATCGGCGTCGGCCAGTATCAGCACGACGTTTCGCAAGGCAAGCTGGCGCGCAGCCTCGATGCGGTGGTTGAAGACTGCGTCAATGCCGTCGGCGTCGACGTCAATACCGCCTCGGTTCCGCTGCTCACCCGCATTTCCGGCCTCAACGCCAGCCTGGCGACCAACATCGTCCAGTTCCGCGATACCAACGGCGCGTTCAAGAGCCGCGACCAACTGAAGAAAGTCCCGCGTCTCGGCGACAAGACTTTCGAACAGGCGGCGGGTTTCCTGCGCGTCTCGAACGGCGACAACCCGCTCGACGCCTCCTCGGTGCACCCGGAAGCCTATCCACTGGTCGAGAAAATCATTGTCGACCTGAAAAAACCGATCAGCGAAATCATGGGCGACAGCCGACTGGTCAAGAGCCTGAGTCCGAGCAAATACACCGACGAACGCTTCGGCCTGCCAACCGTTCAGGATATTTTCCGCGAACTGGAAAAGCCGGGCCGCGACCCGCGTCCGGAATTCAAGACGGCGACCTTTACCGATGGCGTCGAAAAGGTCAGCGACCTGCGTCCCGGCATGATTCTCGAAGGCGTCGTCACCAATGTGGCCGCCTTCGGTGCCTTCATCGACATCGGCGTACACCAGGATGGTCTGGTCCACGTTTCGGCGCTCTCCAACACCTTCGTCAAGGACCCGCATGAGATCGTCAAGGCCGGTCAGGTGGTCAAGGTCAAAGTGCTTGAAGTGGACCTCCAGCGTCAGCGTATCGCGCTGACCATGCGC